A part of Streptomyces sp. NBC_01451 genomic DNA contains:
- the cydD gene encoding thiol reductant ABC exporter subunit CydD, translated as MFHVKPIDPRLLRYAGATRRFLLAVVGLGAVGAGLVIAQAMLIAEVVVGAFQHDLSVAELRTPLLLLVAVAGGRAVVSWLTELAAHRTSAAVKSELRGRLLERAVALGPGWLSGQRTGSLVALATRGVDALDDYFSRYLPQLGLAVVVPVAVLARIVTEDWVSAAIIVGTLPLIPVFMMLIGWATQSHMDRQWRLLSRLSGHFLDVVAGLPTLKVFGRAKAQAESIRRITGEYRQATMRTLRIAFISSFALELLATLSVALVAVTIGMRLVHGEMDLYIGLVVLVLAPEAYLPLRQVGARFHAAAEGLAAAEEIFAVLETPVPESGTGAVPEGGVAFEGVTVRYPGRSVDAVTDASFSVEAGETVALVGPSGAGKSTLLHALLGFVRPTEGRVCVGGADLAGLDLEQWRSRVAWVPQRPHLFAGSIAENVRLARPDADDTAVRRALADAGALEFVDALPEGVHAALGEDGAGLSAGQRQRLALARAFLADRPVLLLDEPTAALDGETEAEVVAAVRRLAVGRTVLLVVHRPALLAVADRVVRLAETVRPAHLPGAEQIGGSFGADGLVAGGPQSAQLPVLDEEELVPGAPAERLRVLARVRAMSGARRGRLGLALLLGSLALGSAVGLMATSGWLISRASQQPPVLYLMVAVTATRAFGIGRAVFRYAERLVSHDAVLRMLADTRVAVYRRLERLAPAGLRTTRRGDLLSRLVADVDALQDYWLRWLLPAGAALVVSAASVGFTAWLLPEAGAVLAAGLLAAGVGVPLVTGAVARRAERRLAPARGALATHVTDLLTGTAEATVAGALNGRTEQVRRADSVLTRIASRAATATALGDGLTALVSGLTVAATALVGAQGVADGRLGGVLMAVVVLTPLAAFEAVLGLPLAVRYRQRVRRSAERVYEVLDAPEPVREPEQPLPAPLSPFPVVVRELAARHAGQDRDALARLDLTLDEGHRVAVVGPSGSGKTTLAQVLLRFLDADAGSYTLGGVDAYALDGDDVRRLVGLCAQDAHLFDSSVRENLLLARKDATEDDLRGALVRARLLDWAESLPDGLDTFVGEHGARLSGGQRQRLALARALLADFPVLVLDEPAEHLDLPTADALTADLLAATEGRTTLLITHRLAGLDAVDEVIVLDEGRVAQRGTYTELVAVEGPLRRMAEREAESEQLALVAAVR; from the coding sequence ATGTTTCACGTGAAACCAATCGATCCGCGGCTCCTTCGGTACGCCGGCGCCACGCGCCGATTCCTGCTGGCGGTCGTCGGCCTCGGTGCCGTCGGTGCGGGCCTGGTCATCGCGCAGGCCATGCTCATCGCCGAGGTGGTGGTCGGCGCGTTCCAGCACGACCTGTCGGTCGCTGAACTCCGTACGCCCCTGTTGTTGTTGGTGGCCGTCGCCGGTGGTCGGGCGGTGGTCTCCTGGCTCACCGAGCTGGCTGCCCACCGGACGAGCGCGGCGGTGAAGTCGGAGCTGCGTGGACGGTTGCTGGAACGGGCCGTCGCGCTCGGTCCCGGTTGGCTGAGCGGGCAGCGGACCGGGTCGCTGGTCGCCCTCGCCACGCGGGGGGTCGACGCGCTCGACGACTACTTCTCGCGCTATCTGCCGCAGCTGGGGCTCGCGGTGGTGGTACCCGTGGCCGTGCTGGCGCGGATCGTCACCGAGGACTGGGTGTCCGCCGCGATCATCGTCGGCACCCTGCCGCTCATTCCGGTCTTCATGATGCTGATCGGCTGGGCCACGCAGTCCCACATGGACCGTCAGTGGCGGCTGCTGTCCCGGCTCTCGGGCCACTTCCTCGATGTCGTGGCGGGGCTGCCGACGCTGAAGGTGTTCGGCCGGGCCAAGGCACAGGCCGAGTCGATCCGGCGGATCACCGGTGAGTACCGGCAGGCGACGATGCGAACCCTGCGGATCGCCTTCATCTCGTCCTTCGCGCTGGAACTGCTGGCCACGCTGTCCGTCGCGCTGGTCGCGGTGACCATCGGTATGCGGCTCGTGCACGGCGAGATGGACCTGTACATCGGGCTCGTCGTTCTCGTCCTCGCGCCCGAGGCGTATCTGCCGCTCAGGCAGGTGGGCGCCCGGTTCCACGCGGCGGCGGAGGGGCTGGCCGCGGCCGAGGAGATCTTCGCCGTACTGGAGACGCCGGTGCCGGAATCCGGGACCGGGGCGGTTCCGGAGGGCGGCGTGGCCTTCGAGGGCGTGACCGTGCGGTATCCCGGGCGCTCGGTGGACGCGGTGACGGACGCCTCCTTCTCTGTCGAGGCCGGCGAGACGGTCGCGCTCGTCGGGCCGAGCGGCGCGGGCAAGTCGACGCTGCTGCACGCCCTGCTCGGGTTCGTACGGCCGACGGAGGGGCGGGTGTGCGTCGGGGGAGCCGACCTCGCCGGCCTCGACCTGGAGCAGTGGCGTTCCCGGGTGGCCTGGGTGCCGCAGCGGCCCCACCTGTTCGCCGGGTCGATCGCCGAGAACGTACGGCTGGCCCGCCCCGACGCCGACGACACCGCCGTACGCAGGGCACTGGCCGATGCCGGTGCGCTGGAGTTCGTGGACGCGCTGCCCGAGGGTGTCCACGCGGCGCTCGGTGAGGACGGGGCCGGGCTCTCCGCGGGGCAGCGGCAACGGCTTGCGCTGGCGCGGGCGTTCCTCGCGGACCGGCCTGTGCTGCTGCTCGACGAGCCGACGGCCGCGCTGGACGGGGAGACCGAGGCCGAGGTCGTGGCCGCCGTACGGCGCCTGGCCGTCGGACGGACGGTACTGCTGGTCGTGCACCGGCCGGCGCTGCTGGCGGTGGCGGACCGGGTGGTGCGGCTGGCGGAGACCGTCCGCCCCGCTCATCTGCCGGGCGCCGAGCAGATCGGCGGTTCCTTCGGCGCCGACGGGCTTGTCGCGGGCGGTCCGCAGAGCGCGCAACTCCCTGTGCTCGACGAGGAAGAGCTCGTGCCCGGGGCTCCCGCGGAGCGACTCCGTGTGCTCGCGCGGGTGCGGGCCATGTCCGGGGCCCGGCGCGGGCGGCTCGGACTCGCGCTGCTGCTCGGCAGTCTCGCGCTCGGCAGTGCCGTCGGGCTCATGGCGACCTCCGGGTGGCTCATCTCGCGCGCCTCGCAGCAGCCGCCCGTGCTGTATCTGATGGTCGCCGTGACGGCCACGCGGGCCTTCGGGATCGGGCGGGCCGTCTTCCGGTACGCGGAGCGGCTGGTGTCGCACGACGCCGTGCTGCGGATGCTCGCGGACACCCGGGTCGCTGTCTACCGGCGCCTGGAGCGGCTGGCGCCCGCCGGACTGCGGACGACGCGGCGCGGCGACCTGCTGTCGCGGCTCGTCGCCGATGTGGACGCCCTCCAGGACTACTGGCTGCGCTGGCTGCTCCCCGCCGGGGCCGCCCTCGTCGTCTCCGCCGCCTCCGTCGGGTTCACGGCGTGGCTGCTGCCGGAGGCCGGGGCTGTCCTCGCCGCCGGACTGCTCGCGGCCGGCGTCGGCGTCCCCCTCGTGACCGGCGCCGTGGCGCGGCGCGCCGAACGCCGGCTCGCCCCGGCCCGCGGAGCACTCGCCACGCACGTGACCGACCTGCTGACAGGCACCGCCGAGGCGACGGTCGCGGGCGCCCTGAACGGACGTACCGAGCAGGTACGGCGGGCCGACTCGGTGCTCACCCGGATCGCCTCCCGCGCAGCCACCGCCACCGCGCTCGGCGACGGACTCACCGCGCTGGTGTCCGGGCTGACCGTGGCGGCCACCGCCCTCGTGGGTGCCCAAGGAGTCGCCGACGGGCGGCTCGGCGGAGTGCTGATGGCCGTTGTCGTCCTCACTCCCCTGGCCGCCTTCGAGGCCGTCCTCGGGCTGCCGCTCGCCGTGCGCTACCGGCAGCGGGTGCGCAGGAGCGCGGAGCGCGTGTACGAGGTCCTGGACGCGCCCGAGCCCGTACGCGAACCCGAACAGCCGCTGCCCGCGCCGCTGTCGCCGTTCCCTGTCGTCGTCAGGGAGCTGGCCGCCCGCCACGCCGGACAGGACCGGGACGCGCTCGCCCGCCTCGACCTCACCCTCGACGAAGGGCACCGGGTCGCCGTCGTCGGCCCGTCCGGGTCCGGCAAGACGACGCTCGCCCAGGTGCTCCTGCGGTTCCTGGACGCGGACGCCGGCTCCTACACGCTGGGCGGCGTGGACGCGTACGCGCTCGACGGCGACGACGTACGGCGGCTGGTCGGGCTGTGCGCCCAGGATGCCCACCTCTTCGACAGCTCCGTGCGCGAGAACCTGCTGCTGGCGAGGAAGGACGCGACCGAGGACGACCTTCGCGGAGCCCTCGTGAGGGCGCGGCTGCTGGACTGGGCCGAGTCGCTGCCCGACGGGCTCGACACGTTCGTCGGCGAGCACGGGGCGCGGCTGTCCGGCGGACAGCGGCAACGGCTGGCGCTCGCCCGGGCGCTGCTCGCGGACTTCCCGGTGCTCGTGCTCGACGAGCCCGCCGAACACCTCGACCTGCCGACCGCCGACGCGCTCACCGCCGATCTGCTGGCCGCGACCGAGGGCCGTACGACCCTGCTCATCACCCACCGGCTTGCCGGTCTCGACGCCGTGGACGAGGTGATCGTCCTGGACGAGGGGCGGGTCGCGCAGCGGGGGACGTACACGGAGCTGGTCGCCGTCGAGGGGCCGCTGCGGCGGATGGCGGAGCGGGAGGCGGAGTCCGAGCAGTTGGCGTTGGTGGCGGCGGTGCGCTAG
- the cydB gene encoding cytochrome d ubiquinol oxidase subunit II translates to MQLHDVWFVLIAVLWIGYFFLEGFDFGVGVLTKLLARDRAEKRVLINTIGPVWDGNEVWLLTAGGATFAAFPEWYATLFSGFYLPLLLILVCLIVRGVAFEYRVKRPEENWQRNWETAIFWTSLLPAFLWGVAFANIVRGVKIDADFEYVGNLADLLNPYALLGGLVTLSLFTFHGTVFVGLKTVGDIRERARKLAVRVGLVAAVVALAFLGWTQADKGDGGSLAAAVVAVLALVAALGAAQKGREGWAFAFSGVTIVAAVAMLFLTLFPNVMPSSLNADWNLTVTNASSSPYTLKIMTWCAGIATPVVLLYQGWTYWVFRKRIGTQHLAEAAH, encoded by the coding sequence CCTGGAGGGCTTCGACTTCGGGGTCGGTGTCCTCACCAAGCTGCTCGCCCGGGACCGGGCCGAGAAGCGGGTCCTCATCAACACCATCGGGCCCGTTTGGGACGGCAACGAGGTGTGGCTGCTGACGGCGGGCGGCGCGACCTTCGCCGCCTTCCCCGAGTGGTACGCCACCCTCTTCTCCGGCTTCTATCTGCCCCTGCTGCTCATCCTGGTCTGCCTGATCGTGCGGGGCGTCGCCTTCGAGTACCGGGTGAAGCGGCCCGAGGAGAACTGGCAGCGCAACTGGGAGACCGCGATCTTCTGGACCTCGCTCCTCCCGGCGTTCCTCTGGGGTGTGGCCTTCGCCAACATCGTGCGCGGGGTGAAGATCGACGCGGACTTCGAGTACGTCGGGAATCTCGCCGACCTGCTCAACCCGTACGCCCTGCTCGGCGGCCTGGTCACCCTGTCGCTGTTCACCTTCCACGGCACGGTGTTCGTCGGCCTCAAGACCGTCGGGGACATCCGGGAACGGGCGCGCAAGCTGGCGGTCCGCGTCGGACTCGTCGCCGCCGTGGTCGCGCTCGCGTTCCTGGGCTGGACCCAGGCCGACAAGGGCGACGGCGGCTCGCTGGCCGCGGCGGTCGTGGCCGTGCTCGCACTTGTGGCCGCACTGGGGGCGGCCCAGAAGGGGCGTGAGGGTTGGGCGTTCGCGTTCTCCGGGGTCACCATCGTGGCCGCCGTCGCGATGCTCTTCCTGACGCTCTTCCCGAACGTCATGCCGTCCTCGCTCAACGCGGACTGGAACCTCACGGTCACCAACGCCTCGTCGAGCCCGTACACACTGAAGATCATGACGTGGTGTGCGGGGATCGCCACCCCCGTGGTCCTGCTCTACCAGGGCTGGACGTACTGGGTGTTCCGCAAGCGGATCGGCACGCAGCACCTCGCCGAAGCCGCGCACTGA